The following are from one region of the Methanospirillum hungatei genome:
- a CDS encoding PAS domain S-box protein: MEVLLTQGHVIMKPYGKAKLYSSSQKIPFDDLFDYLPDAILILDEDLRILMVNKSFIKTFDIGKHQQITGFSLEKLDLSLFRDPSVRDNIDRILLSKTYVNEMLLIEPVKNRIFLTEFIQTTVPSLSFTGKTGIMISFRDITTWKKTEDELKSSERKIRTLFEEVPSGIFMFQEDGTILNANRASLEILGLTRFTDIAHINLFDIMCSREPIERLIKEGKNAEITLTCNFDRVKRTTLVPTSKSGVAYFQVVFAPIIDRRANNPREFFILFLDITQQKRAEKELKERFRGITSNLPGIAYQFFARDSGEWGVYYVDERSDKIYGLSPEPLYNWFDRFTACIAEEDKERWTASIQDVILRIVPWDFEGIFIHPDGKRMYIRGVSQPIRLKNETIWNGLFLDITDRKKAEEELRISEQRFFGIARNLPGIVYQFYVRNTGESGMYFVDERSEELYGISPNPLDSWINRFGSHIAPSDQKRWTDSIEYVIRRNAPWEFEGQYIFSQNEERYIRVISQPIILPEETIWNGLILDITEYWKAEEALRKSLFNEIRYHSFFENTCNGVLIYEPINDGNEYILKDVNKATANLLRMNKEDLIGKKLFEEFPDLPNPEIRDLLRRVLMSEKPEFVAPLKYRKRDDFPWISHYVFKLPSGEIASFMVDVSDEVQKEHEMIGQFCELPLD, translated from the coding sequence ATGGAAGTACTGCTAACCCAAGGACATGTGATCATGAAACCATATGGGAAAGCAAAACTCTACTCATCATCACAGAAAATTCCATTTGATGATCTTTTTGATTATCTTCCTGATGCAATTTTAATACTTGATGAGGATCTTCGTATTCTTATGGTCAATAAAAGTTTTATAAAAACTTTTGATATCGGGAAACACCAGCAGATTACTGGTTTCTCTCTCGAAAAATTAGATTTATCTCTCTTCAGAGATCCCTCGGTTCGTGATAATATAGATCGAATTTTATTGTCAAAAACGTATGTGAACGAGATGTTGCTCATTGAACCTGTAAAAAACCGAATTTTTCTTACCGAGTTCATTCAGACAACTGTTCCTTCTCTTTCATTTACTGGAAAAACGGGAATTATGATCAGTTTTCGGGACATCACAACCTGGAAAAAAACTGAAGATGAATTAAAAAGCAGTGAACGGAAGATCCGGACCCTATTTGAAGAAGTACCAAGTGGTATCTTTATGTTTCAGGAGGATGGTACGATTTTGAATGCGAATCGGGCATCACTTGAAATACTTGGTCTGACTCGATTTACTGATATTGCTCACATCAATCTTTTTGATATCATGTGTTCTCGTGAACCTATTGAACGCCTAATAAAAGAAGGAAAAAATGCAGAGATAACACTTACCTGTAATTTTGATCGTGTAAAAAGAACTACCCTTGTTCCAACTAGCAAAAGTGGCGTTGCATATTTTCAAGTGGTGTTTGCACCAATAATAGATAGACGAGCAAATAATCCTCGTGAGTTTTTTATTCTATTCCTCGATATTACCCAACAGAAAAGAGCTGAAAAAGAATTAAAAGAACGTTTTAGAGGAATCACGAGTAATCTCCCTGGTATTGCATACCAATTTTTTGCCCGTGATTCAGGTGAATGGGGAGTTTATTATGTTGATGAACGCTCTGACAAAATTTATGGACTGTCTCCTGAACCTCTTTACAACTGGTTTGATCGGTTCACTGCTTGTATCGCAGAAGAAGATAAGGAGCGGTGGACTGCCTCAATTCAAGATGTAATTTTACGGATAGTCCCTTGGGATTTTGAAGGGATCTTTATCCATCCAGATGGAAAAAGGATGTATATACGAGGAGTATCTCAACCGATACGCCTGAAAAACGAAACCATCTGGAATGGGCTTTTCCTTGATATTACTGATAGAAAAAAAGCAGAAGAGGAATTGCGAATCAGCGAGCAACGGTTTTTTGGGATTGCCAGAAACCTTCCAGGTATTGTATATCAGTTTTATGTACGAAATACAGGGGAATCTGGAATGTACTTTGTAGATGAACGATCAGAGGAATTATATGGCATCTCTCCTAATCCCCTTGATTCCTGGATCAATCGTTTTGGTTCACATATTGCACCTTCTGATCAGAAACGATGGACTGATTCAATAGAATATGTTATTCGTAGAAATGCACCTTGGGAATTTGAAGGACAATATATTTTTTCCCAAAATGAGGAACGATATATAAGGGTAATTTCACAACCAATTATATTGCCAGAAGAAACAATATGGAACGGTCTGATTCTTGATATCACAGAGTATTGGAAAGCAGAGGAAGCACTTCGGAAAAGTCTCTTTAATGAAATCAGATATCATTCTTTTTTTGAGAATACCTGTAACGGGGTGTTAATTTACGAACCCATTAACGATGGAAACGAATATATCCTTAAGGATGTCAATAAAGCAACGGCTAACCTGCTTCGTATGAATAAGGAAGATCTCATCGGGAAAAAGTTATTTGAAGAATTTCCTGATCTTCCAAATCCGGAAATCAGAGACCTTTTACGACGTGTCCTCATGTCAGAAAAACCTGAATTTGTTGCTCCGTTGAAATACCGGAAACGGGATGACTTTCCCTGGATTTCACATTATGTGTTTAAATTGCCTTCTGGAGAAATCGCTTCATTCATGGTTGATGTTTCTGATGAAGTGCAAAAAGAACATGAGATGATTGGACAATTCTGCGAATTGCCTCTGGATTGA
- the clpB gene encoding ATP-dependent chaperone ClpB: MNFNNFTLKSQEAIQKAMEIAAGKQNQAIEPGHLLKGMLIVDENVIPYLLKKLNVNLDRFSQVLDRNIDALPKITGGEPYLSHDMTKVLQKASAIAQEFKDEFVSIEHLLLGILSVNESTARLLKENGVSEKDLKTAIRQLRKGSTVSSQTAEETYNALNQFARNLNELAFSGKLDPVIGRDDEIRRVLQILSRRTKNNPILIGEPGVGKTAIAEGLAHRIIDGDVPDNLKTKQIFSLDMGALIAGAKYKGEFEERLKSVVKEVVSSDGEIILFIDEIHTLVGAGASEGAMDAANILKPALSRGELHVIGATTLKEYQKYFEKDKALERRFQPVMVNEPDTLDAISILRGIKEKYETHHHVRIKDEAIIAAVELSQRYISDRFLPDKAIDLIDEAASKLRLEINSVPEELEIIERRIRQLEIEREAIKREKDQVKLDSLNEEIGNLTEERNRLKAKWQSEKDIVEQIQLSKNEIEDLKFEADSANRTGDLGKVAEIRYGRIPEKEKNIEGLKNQLTDLQKDSAMVNEEVDAEEIAEVVSRWTGIPVSRMLQSEKQKLLSLEEELHKRVVGQDEAIHAVSDAIRRSRAGLSDSKRPIGSFIFLGTTGVGKTELAKALAEFLFNNENNMVRIDMSEYQERHTVSRLVGAPPGYIGYEESGQLTEAVRRKPYSVVLLDEIEKAHPDVFNILLQVLDDGRLTDNKGRTVDFKNTIIIMTSNIGSHIIQENLEHVTDTNRDEVFDRTKELVFDLLKKTIRPEFLNRIDEVIMFRPLSMDEIRTVVRLQLDIVRRMLEKNDVRFTVTDNAISHIAHLGFDPQFGARPIKRVIQKNLLNELSKMILAGTVTKEQEIVIDEQGGNLLFRNK; this comes from the coding sequence ATGAATTTCAACAATTTTACCCTTAAATCGCAGGAAGCAATCCAGAAAGCAATGGAAATTGCCGCAGGAAAACAGAACCAAGCTATCGAGCCTGGGCATCTGCTTAAGGGGATGCTAATCGTGGATGAAAATGTCATCCCATACCTGCTTAAAAAACTCAATGTAAATCTGGATCGGTTTAGTCAGGTTCTGGACCGAAATATCGATGCATTGCCAAAGATCACAGGGGGTGAGCCATATCTGTCTCATGATATGACAAAAGTTCTCCAAAAGGCAAGTGCTATTGCCCAGGAATTTAAAGATGAATTTGTATCAATCGAGCATCTACTACTTGGAATTCTCTCTGTAAATGAATCTACTGCCCGACTTCTCAAAGAAAACGGAGTATCTGAAAAAGATCTGAAAACCGCAATTAGACAACTCCGGAAAGGTTCCACAGTGAGCAGTCAGACTGCTGAAGAGACATATAATGCTTTAAACCAGTTTGCCAGAAATCTGAATGAACTAGCATTCTCCGGCAAGTTAGATCCGGTCATTGGCAGGGATGATGAGATCCGGAGGGTTTTACAGATTCTTTCCCGCAGGACAAAGAATAATCCGATTCTGATCGGAGAACCAGGAGTTGGAAAAACTGCTATAGCAGAAGGTCTTGCACATCGTATAATCGATGGAGATGTTCCAGACAATCTCAAAACCAAACAGATCTTTTCGCTAGACATGGGTGCTCTTATAGCAGGAGCAAAATACAAAGGGGAATTTGAAGAACGCCTGAAAAGTGTTGTAAAAGAAGTTGTCTCATCGGACGGGGAGATCATACTCTTCATAGATGAAATTCATACCCTTGTCGGGGCTGGGGCAAGTGAAGGAGCGATGGATGCAGCAAATATCTTAAAGCCAGCTCTTTCCAGGGGAGAATTGCATGTTATCGGTGCAACAACTTTAAAGGAATACCAGAAATATTTCGAGAAAGATAAAGCTCTTGAACGACGGTTCCAGCCGGTTATGGTGAATGAACCTGACACTCTTGATGCGATTTCTATCCTTCGAGGTATCAAGGAGAAGTATGAAACTCATCACCATGTCAGAATTAAGGATGAAGCTATCATTGCCGCTGTTGAATTATCCCAACGATACATTTCTGACCGGTTTCTACCAGATAAGGCGATAGATCTGATTGATGAAGCAGCTTCGAAACTTCGGCTTGAAATTAACTCTGTTCCAGAGGAACTTGAGATTATTGAGCGTCGGATTCGTCAACTGGAAATTGAACGGGAAGCAATAAAACGGGAGAAGGATCAGGTCAAGCTGGATTCCCTGAACGAGGAGATAGGAAACCTCACCGAAGAACGAAACCGGCTGAAAGCAAAATGGCAATCTGAAAAAGACATTGTTGAGCAGATACAACTTAGTAAGAACGAGATTGAAGACTTAAAGTTTGAAGCAGACAGTGCAAATCGAACTGGCGATTTGGGAAAAGTAGCGGAGATCAGGTATGGTAGGATCCCGGAAAAAGAAAAGAACATTGAGGGATTAAAAAATCAACTCACCGACCTGCAAAAAGATTCTGCCATGGTAAACGAGGAGGTGGATGCAGAAGAGATCGCTGAAGTTGTATCCCGATGGACAGGAATTCCAGTAAGCAGAATGCTTCAAAGCGAAAAACAAAAACTCCTAAGCCTTGAAGAGGAACTTCACAAGAGAGTCGTTGGGCAGGATGAGGCAATTCATGCAGTCTCTGATGCTATCCGCCGGAGCCGAGCTGGGCTTTCAGACTCAAAGCGTCCGATTGGTTCATTTATATTTCTGGGAACCACGGGGGTAGGGAAGACCGAACTCGCAAAAGCTCTTGCAGAGTTCTTGTTCAACAATGAGAACAACATGGTCAGAATTGACATGTCTGAATACCAGGAGCGACACACGGTCTCCAGACTTGTCGGTGCTCCTCCGGGTTATATTGGATATGAAGAATCAGGACAATTAACTGAAGCAGTCAGGAGAAAACCATATTCAGTTGTATTATTGGATGAAATTGAAAAGGCTCATCCGGATGTCTTTAATATACTACTTCAGGTACTTGATGATGGTCGTCTGACTGATAATAAGGGTCGCACGGTGGACTTTAAAAATACCATTATCATCATGACCTCGAATATTGGGTCACATATCATCCAGGAAAATCTGGAACATGTTACAGATACGAACCGTGATGAAGTATTTGATCGAACCAAAGAGTTGGTTTTCGACCTCCTGAAAAAGACGATTCGTCCAGAGTTCCTGAACCGTATAGATGAAGTTATCATGTTCCGGCCGCTGTCCATGGATGAGATTCGGACTGTCGTCAGATTGCAACTGGATATTGTTCGCAGAATGCTTGAAAAGAATGATGTTAGGTTTACTGTAACTGATAATGCAATCAGTCACATTGCTCATCTCGGGTTTGATCCCCAGTTTGGAGCACGGCCAATCAAGCGAGTTATTCAGAAGAATCTTCTCAATGAATTATCGAAAATGATCCTGGCCGGTACAGTAACAAAGGAGCAGGAGATTGTGATTGATGAACAGGGTGGAAATTTACTTTTCCGAAATAAATAA
- a CDS encoding ABC transporter substrate-binding protein: MTTSVYAENSHIGGNRQITLYGMYPTSGDLKTTGDGSLAAFDLAVSDFNTYLKSIGSDIQIVPNVLEITSETDSAVEKVIKLGDSRATAILTYLSDDQADAIKEYCISHGILLLATGVTSPIHADPHDNLIRFNPDDTLQGKVTSQFFSDKGFTRIVPIVRDDHHGGSLMNAVSQSLGEDVSIEKEIWYSPDTTDFTPVISQLDQKIGTLLKTLKPEKIAIYAVTSRELQDIMAGADTLQYMNLTKVSWIGCDSNAVLPELTGLSKPAEYAYARNFTAIDFGSDIYAKQNPTYLTLVSRTAGKNPDGFALATYDSVWIVLKTLVMGGASDSHSTETAVLPIAEQHYGLSGLYQMNKNGDRITGTYDIMTLVKDQNGIRWEVTSYAEVGKRSIGTNSITMIPVLR, translated from the coding sequence ATGACAACCTCTGTTTATGCAGAAAATTCTCATATCGGGGGTAACAGACAGATCACCCTCTATGGGATGTACCCAACATCAGGAGATCTCAAAACAACTGGTGATGGATCTCTTGCTGCCTTTGACCTTGCAGTCTCTGATTTCAATACATACCTCAAATCAATCGGATCAGATATCCAAATTGTTCCAAATGTTCTCGAAATCACCTCTGAAACGGATTCTGCTGTTGAAAAAGTAATAAAACTTGGTGATTCCAGGGCAACAGCAATATTAACGTATTTATCGGATGACCAGGCTGATGCAATAAAAGAATATTGTATATCTCATGGCATTTTACTCCTTGCAACCGGCGTTACCTCTCCCATCCATGCAGATCCACATGATAATCTCATTCGATTTAATCCTGATGACACGCTGCAGGGAAAAGTTACATCACAATTTTTTTCGGATAAAGGATTTACACGAATTGTGCCTATTGTCCGGGATGATCACCACGGAGGGAGTCTCATGAATGCTGTATCCCAAAGTCTGGGAGAAGATGTTTCAATAGAGAAAGAGATTTGGTATAGCCCGGATACGACAGACTTTACCCCGGTTATCTCACAACTTGACCAAAAAATTGGAACTCTGCTAAAAACATTAAAACCTGAAAAAATTGCGATATATGCTGTCACCTCCCGTGAACTGCAGGATATCATGGCTGGAGCTGACACCCTTCAGTATATGAATCTGACAAAAGTGTCATGGATTGGATGCGATTCTAACGCCGTGCTTCCGGAGCTTACTGGCCTGTCAAAGCCTGCAGAATATGCATATGCCAGAAATTTTACTGCAATTGACTTTGGATCTGACATTTATGCAAAACAAAATCCAACGTACCTGACCCTTGTTTCCAGAACTGCAGGGAAGAATCCTGATGGATTTGCTCTTGCAACATATGACTCAGTCTGGATAGTTCTGAAAACCCTAGTAATGGGTGGTGCATCAGACAGCCATTCGACAGAGACAGCAGTTCTTCCTATTGCTGAGCAGCACTATGGCCTTTCTGGTTTATACCAGATGAATAAAAACGGAGACCGGATAACCGGAACATATGATATCATGACTCTGGTGAAGGATCAAAACGGGATTAGATGGGAAGTAACATCCTATGCTGAAGTAGGGAAGAGAAGTATAGGTACCAATTCTATAACTATGATACCCGTTTTGCGATAA
- a CDS encoding nuclear transport factor 2 family protein has protein sequence MALTIEDKAGIIRTMDQYAHSYKNKDIETLSAIFSQNISGFGSGPDEIIRTHDDFIQHIKRDMTQATIHSVEFTDRRIFGDGMIAWVTSQSTMTYTTDGTTTQTIHGRSTMVLRNTGNGFIIEQLHFSLPCGEQSNGQSFPNSTLSKFGTVEQQCTEN, from the coding sequence ATGGCACTCACAATCGAAGATAAAGCAGGAATAATAAGGACCATGGACCAATATGCTCATTCTTACAAAAATAAGGATATTGAAACATTATCTGCGATTTTTTCTCAGAATATATCTGGATTTGGCAGCGGACCAGATGAGATAATCAGGACGCATGATGATTTTATCCAGCACATAAAGCGTGATATGACCCAGGCGACAATACATTCGGTTGAATTTACAGATCGCAGGATTTTTGGTGATGGTATGATTGCATGGGTTACTTCACAATCTACGATGACATACACAACAGATGGTACAACAACACAGACAATCCATGGAAGGTCAACGATGGTTCTTCGGAACACAGGGAACGGCTTTATTATCGAACAGCTCCATTTCTCCTTGCCCTGCGGAGAGCAATCTAATGGGCAGTCGTTTCCGAATTCAACACTCTCTAAATTTGGTACGGTTGAACAGCAGTGCACAGAGAATTAA
- a CDS encoding ABC transporter substrate-binding protein: MSKFSIILLVIILLSCFGLVSGENEIHIGAIIADNGESASYAKGIEAAIDLAISDLNDSFKNAGINTTTIVTKVFVNGTKEGAFNGAEELSAQGVEVIVGPYTSEEVVGILPVLNEKNILSVSSSTSVELSKPGDPVIRLAPSDAHLYKSLVAFNTLTSDSYPMKGIILARNDVYGGTLSDLMKSKSFVAPLQDNNVETNSLNGNVTETLLYSPQTRDFSKILNELDTLVTPLIEEYGEKNVVILTISFDEISDILAQASQYPNLYKVRWQGTDSIALNPAILMNETAARFAADTGFTALSFNIIQPDGTDYWRVYDVVKEAGDGHKPSIYEILPYDQTLMAAWIMQSKPSTLDEMLFIADSYGKLSYGATGWLKLNTRGDRQFGDYFFYQIMKKTDGTYSWIPVSMFLDESNTLVPLTDTDNIFMKQYGDIKVT; encoded by the coding sequence ATGAGCAAATTTTCAATCATCCTATTGGTTATTATTCTTTTATCATGTTTCGGATTGGTCTCCGGAGAAAATGAGATCCATATCGGGGCAATTATTGCTGATAATGGAGAGAGTGCCTCGTATGCTAAAGGGATAGAGGCAGCGATTGATCTGGCTATCAGCGATTTAAATGACAGTTTTAAAAATGCCGGGATAAATACAACGACAATTGTTACAAAAGTCTTTGTTAACGGAACAAAAGAGGGTGCTTTCAACGGAGCAGAAGAACTGTCAGCTCAGGGAGTAGAGGTAATTGTTGGACCATATACTTCAGAAGAAGTTGTCGGAATTCTCCCGGTGTTGAACGAAAAGAATATCCTTTCTGTTAGTTCCTCGACATCTGTAGAACTTTCAAAACCAGGAGATCCAGTCATCAGACTCGCACCAAGTGATGCTCATCTTTATAAAAGTCTGGTTGCCTTTAATACACTCACGTCTGATAGTTATCCAATGAAAGGGATTATCCTGGCGAGAAATGATGTTTATGGTGGAACCCTTTCAGATTTGATGAAGTCAAAATCTTTTGTTGCACCACTCCAAGACAATAATGTGGAAACGAACTCATTGAATGGAAATGTCACTGAAACGTTATTGTACTCTCCACAAACCCGTGATTTTTCAAAAATCCTTAATGAACTTGACACTTTGGTAACTCCGCTTATTGAAGAATATGGTGAGAAAAATGTTGTAATCCTTACGATATCTTTTGATGAAATTTCTGATATCCTGGCCCAAGCTTCACAGTATCCGAATTTGTATAAAGTTCGTTGGCAAGGAACGGATTCTATCGCATTAAATCCTGCAATTCTAATGAATGAAACGGCAGCCAGATTTGCAGCGGATACCGGATTCACCGCCCTTTCCTTTAATATTATTCAACCTGATGGAACTGATTACTGGCGAGTGTATGATGTCGTAAAAGAGGCAGGGGATGGGCATAAACCAAGTATCTATGAGATACTCCCGTATGATCAGACATTGATGGCAGCATGGATCATGCAGAGTAAACCTTCAACACTTGACGAAATGCTTTTTATTGCTGATAGTTATGGGAAATTATCTTATGGGGCAACTGGATGGTTGAAGTTAAACACTCGGGGAGACAGACAATTCGGGGATTATTTCTTTTACCAGATCATGAAAAAAACAGATGGAACATATTCTTGGATCCCTGTATCAATGTTTCTGGATGAGTCAAATACCCTTGTCCCCCTTACTGATACTGATAATATCTTTATGAAACAATATGGGGATATAAAAGTTACCTAA